The genomic region TTCTCGTACACCAACCAAACCCCAGAACTAAGTGCCATCATCGTCTCCGCAATCCACTGGCCACCAACTCAACCCTCACGGCCAACACCACGGTAAAGACGAGAATCTAAGCTCGGCCGTTTGGAATGGGGCGATGGAAGTATTCTCCGGCTACTCTTAAAGTAGCACCATCAGCGGCAGCCATAAATATACCAAGCCGGACCTATTCGCTGTTCTTACCGTCACCGATGCCTGTGGTCAAATTACTTCGGCTACGTACGAGTACGTAGTGGTTTACGAGTCGGGGCAATCACCGGTGCCGGGGGCTTTACCTCACCCAAACAGGCTTATAAAGCGGATACTAAGCTCACCGGAGCCGCCGTATTTGGCTTGTTTGCCCGCTTTAAGAAAGGCACTAGTACGCCGGAAGGCAGTACCTTGTTTGCCTTTAAAGCCGGTAAAGTAAAACTAGCTTTTTGCAGTACTGTTTACGAAACCCTCACCATTTCGGGTACCAAAGCGCGCTACACGGGTAAAGTAAAATCATGGCCAAGGCAATTACGGCTTCTTAGTTTCATTGATTGATGGCCGTCCGGATAAGTTCCGCATCAAAATCTGGAATAAAGACAAAAAGAACCAGGTAGTCTACGATAAACCTGAGCAACACGGCGGATGCGGCGGACCCAGTTACAACCATTGTAGGCTTTATTATGATTCAAACCAGCAAAGCTGCCGTGGCCCGGATGAGCTTGCCCGGCGTAGAAGTAACCCCAGAAGAGAAAACCGCACCTACTTTCCGCAACTACCCAATCCGTTCTCGGAGAAGACTACCCTGGAGTTTACGTTTGATGAAGATGAGGAATATACTTTAGCAATCTATGATCTAGCGGGCAAGTTGGTAGCCAACTGCCAAATGGCAAGGCTGAGGCGGGTAAGTTAAACCAGGTAGAATGCCAGCCGCTCAGCACCCCACGGCGTGTACCTGGCCCGGCTGAGTACGGGTAAAGCGGTGCAACATCTGAAGTTAGTGATTCAGTAAAGAATACCAGGCCGTAGGCAAAACGCGCTACGGCCCGCTTTATTTTTCAGTTGCTATTTACCTCTCATAAACAGAATGGAAGGATGCTGTTCGGTACAGTATCCTTCTTCATAATACTAAAAGCATGACACCCTCTATTTTGCAGACGACATCCGTATCAAGTACTGGATTTTATCCGCGGCTTTGCTCTCTTGGGAATTCTGCCATCAATATTCAAACCTACTCCTTGTTTGCCTTTCTGCGGCCCGAACAGGTGTATGCATTT from Adhaeribacter arboris harbors:
- a CDS encoding T9SS type A sorting domain-containing protein, translating into MIDGRPDKFRIKIWNKDKKNQVVYDKPEQHGGCGGPSYNHCRLYYDSNQQSCRGPDELARRRSNPRRENRTYFPQLPNPFSEKTTLEFTFDEDEEYTLAIYDLAGKLVANCQMARLRRVS